A genomic segment from Helicobacter sp. NHP19-012 encodes:
- the dnaG gene encoding DNA primase, producing the protein MITQESLEQLKQVADIVEVVQSYITLKKVGSNYQAICPFHDEKTPSFIVSPQRNSFRCYGCSKGGNAFTFIMEYEKVDFPTAAQKLAGMFNFPLQFTHAKEPTTRTDLLEQIAQCYQAQLGKTPHALEYLEQRGVSPQSLKDFSLGFCVPSSVFGYIQAHKLDTKTLLDLGVLGQDDQQKTFVRFANRLMFAIHNPNGKIVGFGGRVLQENAQVAKYINSPQSALFNKSKLLYGYFQARQNILKTKQLILTEGYLDVILLHQAGFNTAVATLGTALTPEHLPVLGRGEPSVILLYDGDKAGRTAAFKASQLLAKELKSGGVVLLTPPLDPADMVLQGQIEELKTLLARPIPFIEFVLQGLTKDCNLNDPLQKKQAFEQVQAFLHSLPPVVQEDYKPMAASLLQTSLRFFSPQKPKSPNPKPQPLAQRPISDPLEELLIKYMALYPELLRQAKVYISTPQVFKHCAHAFLLLCNAQPEDAQIAAIKLDERLPMATPPDKDFKAHLVLFIKRHCAAQLEQINYLPGLELSQRLEMLALWRTKLHQSNQGELVKV; encoded by the coding sequence GTCCCTTCCACGACGAAAAGACCCCAAGTTTCATCGTTAGCCCACAACGCAATTCCTTCCGTTGTTATGGTTGTTCTAAGGGGGGCAACGCCTTTACCTTTATCATGGAATATGAAAAGGTGGATTTTCCCACAGCGGCGCAAAAGTTAGCGGGCATGTTTAACTTCCCCTTGCAATTCACCCACGCCAAAGAGCCCACAACCCGCACAGACCTTTTAGAGCAAATCGCCCAGTGCTACCAAGCCCAGCTAGGTAAGACCCCCCATGCACTTGAGTATTTAGAGCAAAGGGGGGTAAGCCCACAAAGTTTAAAGGATTTTTCTTTGGGCTTTTGTGTGCCTTCAAGCGTGTTTGGCTATATCCAAGCACATAAATTAGACACCAAAACGCTGTTGGATTTGGGGGTTTTGGGTCAGGACGACCAGCAAAAAACCTTTGTGCGCTTTGCTAACCGTCTCATGTTTGCCATACACAACCCTAATGGCAAGATTGTGGGCTTTGGGGGGCGGGTGTTGCAAGAAAACGCACAGGTGGCTAAGTACATCAACTCCCCCCAAAGCGCGCTGTTTAATAAATCTAAATTGCTCTATGGCTACTTCCAAGCCCGCCAAAATATCCTAAAAACTAAGCAACTCATTTTGACAGAAGGCTATTTAGATGTGATTTTACTGCACCAAGCCGGGTTTAATACGGCGGTTGCCACGCTAGGCACAGCTTTAACCCCTGAGCATTTGCCAGTCTTAGGTCGGGGCGAGCCTTCTGTCATTTTGCTTTATGATGGCGACAAAGCAGGGCGCACAGCAGCGTTTAAGGCAAGCCAGCTTTTAGCCAAGGAGCTCAAAAGTGGGGGTGTGGTGCTTTTAACCCCTCCGCTTGATCCCGCCGACATGGTTTTACAAGGGCAGATAGAGGAGCTTAAAACTCTTTTAGCCCGCCCCATCCCCTTCATTGAGTTTGTGTTGCAGGGGCTCACCAAGGATTGCAATTTGAATGACCCTTTGCAAAAAAAGCAAGCCTTTGAGCAAGTCCAAGCCTTTTTACATAGCCTACCCCCCGTGGTGCAAGAAGACTACAAGCCCATGGCGGCTAGCCTGTTGCAAACCTCTTTGCGCTTTTTTAGCCCCCAAAAGCCTAAATCCCCAAACCCAAAACCCCAGCCCCTAGCCCAACGCCCCATCAGCGACCCCTTAGAAGAGTTGTTGATCAAATACATGGCGCTCTACCCCGAGTTACTTAGGCAGGCAAAGGTCTACATCAGCACCCCCCAAGTCTTTAAACACTGCGCCCACGCCTTTTTACTTTTGTGCAACGCCCAGCCCGAAGATGCGCAAATTGCCGCCATTAAGCTAGACGAGAGGTTGCCTATGGCCACCCCTCCAGACAAAGATTTTAAGGCACATTTAGTCCTATTTATTAAACGCCACTGCGCCGCACAATTAGAGCAAATCAACTACCTTCCCGGTCTAGAATTGAGCCAAAGGCTAGAAATGCTTGCTTTGTGGCGGACGAAGTTACACCAATCCAACCAAGGAGAACTAGTCAAAGTATGA
- a CDS encoding 7-cyano-7-deazaguanine synthase, with protein MRALALFSGGLDSLLSMHLVASQGVEVIALHFNIGFGGNKDKREYLKKASAQVGAKLLLCDIQEQFFNHVLFQPQYGYGKYFNPCIDCHANMFRQAFYKLLELKADFVISGEVLGQRPKSQRREAMDQVKKLVRGFGVESCFDGLLDRRGDDHSKPKTLDELLLRPMSAQLLEPSFAEKQGWVDRAKLLSVQGRGRSMQLEKVKELGLEHYENPSGGCLLTDLGVSRKLKDLQAHRQRTQQEMVVQDNVLVKVGRYMVVGNTRVIVARNELENAKLEAPHPLMEKIELLDCKGPLGLVEKSASREEKKLAAQIVLSYAKSESGRDYGVQVGDEAFSLSPLEREKAQSYLFLT; from the coding sequence ATGAGAGCCTTAGCGTTGTTTAGCGGAGGGTTAGACAGCTTGCTGTCCATGCACCTTGTCGCCTCACAAGGGGTTGAAGTCATTGCCCTACATTTTAACATCGGGTTTGGAGGCAATAAGGACAAGAGAGAGTACTTAAAGAAAGCCAGCGCGCAAGTGGGTGCAAAATTGCTTTTATGCGACATCCAAGAGCAGTTTTTTAACCATGTCTTGTTTCAGCCCCAATACGGCTATGGCAAGTATTTTAACCCCTGCATCGATTGCCACGCCAATATGTTCCGCCAAGCCTTTTACAAGCTTTTAGAACTCAAGGCGGACTTTGTCATCAGCGGGGAGGTGCTAGGCCAGCGCCCCAAGAGCCAAAGGCGCGAAGCGATGGATCAAGTAAAAAAATTAGTGCGTGGTTTTGGGGTTGAAAGTTGCTTTGATGGCTTGTTAGATCGCAGAGGTGATGACCACAGCAAACCCAAGACCTTAGACGAGTTGTTGTTAAGACCTATGAGCGCACAGCTTTTAGAACCTAGTTTTGCTGAAAAACAGGGGTGGGTGGATAGAGCGAAACTCTTAAGTGTGCAAGGGCGGGGGCGCAGCATGCAATTAGAAAAAGTCAAAGAGCTTGGGCTTGAGCACTATGAAAACCCTAGCGGGGGGTGCTTGCTCACTGATCTGGGCGTGAGCCGCAAGCTTAAAGACTTGCAAGCCCACCGCCAGCGCACACAGCAGGAGATGGTGGTGCAGGACAATGTGCTTGTCAAGGTGGGGCGTTATATGGTCGTGGGGAATACCCGAGTGATTGTAGCGCGCAATGAGCTAGAAAATGCCAAACTTGAAGCCCCGCACCCTCTAATGGAAAAAATCGAGTTGCTCGATTGCAAGGGTCCCTTAGGACTTGTGGAGAAGAGCGCAAGCCGTGAGGAGAAAAAATTAGCTGCACAGATTGTGCTCAGTTATGCTAAAAGTGAGAGTGGTCGGGATTATGGCGTGCAGGTGGGGGATGAAGCCTTTAGCCTTAGCCCCCTTGAGAGAGAAAAGGCGCAGAGCTATTTATTTTTAACTTAA
- a CDS encoding DUF5718 family protein — protein sequence MQDFIGLGVVGNFAKHLEQAGEAHSFINMKHIEKDAPKGLFPFYLPNDPSYLGRDCMDNEVMVLPDDLSLRAQAEPEIALECEITYNDKHLVESITPHYFMAFNDGSIRNFPAKRLSAKKNFSRASKGMGAKLPIDRFVYGGVCNDFSIASFLTREGQTHVYGENSKLVKYEYFYDKLMDWIVEMLNTQRDTGVLEDLQEILRAHNYPSKLLIAIGATPYMPFAQEHFLQQGDTITIIVYNHRRYSFDKILEMTASNTLLQASLADTSIIQQKVLLENIN from the coding sequence ATGCAAGACTTTATCGGTTTAGGGGTTGTGGGTAACTTTGCAAAGCATTTAGAGCAAGCAGGCGAAGCACACAGCTTTATCAACATGAAACATATAGAGAAAGACGCACCTAAAGGGCTTTTTCCTTTTTATTTGCCCAACGATCCGAGCTATTTAGGGCGTGATTGCATGGACAATGAAGTCATGGTCTTGCCCGATGATTTGAGTTTGCGCGCCCAAGCCGAGCCAGAGATCGCCCTAGAGTGTGAAATCACCTACAATGACAAGCACTTGGTGGAGAGCATCACCCCCCACTACTTCATGGCGTTCAACGATGGCTCGATCCGCAACTTCCCCGCCAAAAGGCTGTCGGCTAAAAAGAATTTTTCTAGGGCTTCTAAGGGCATGGGGGCGAAGTTGCCCATTGACCGCTTTGTCTATGGAGGCGTGTGTAACGACTTCTCCATCGCCTCGTTTTTAACTAGAGAAGGGCAAACCCATGTCTATGGGGAGAACTCTAAACTCGTCAAATATGAGTATTTTTACGACAAACTCATGGATTGGATCGTGGAAATGTTGAACACCCAAAGAGACACGGGAGTTTTAGAGGACCTACAAGAAATCCTAAGAGCGCACAACTACCCCTCTAAACTCTTGATCGCCATCGGGGCCACGCCCTACATGCCCTTTGCCCAAGAGCATTTTTTGCAACAGGGCGACACGATCACCATCATTGTCTACAACCACCGCCGCTACAGCTTTGACAAAATTTTAGAGATGACGGCTTCCAACACTTTGTTACAAGCCTCTTTAGCCGACACCTCCATTATCCAACAAAAGGTGCTCTTGGAGAATATTAACTGA
- a CDS encoding serine protease, translating to MKQKQINPDPSHEFNQLKQEYMRQEAAYATYLRESKKKLYGCRDVLERHTFFMNRYKAYKPLGDVYMRLRSLSKQCKIGMQSIRESFEKFRRTHNNTLTSIKRYEDKLQRIKG from the coding sequence ATGAAACAAAAACAAATCAATCCAGATCCGAGTCACGAATTTAACCAGCTTAAACAAGAATATATGCGCCAAGAGGCGGCTTACGCCACTTACTTAAGAGAAAGTAAAAAGAAGCTTTATGGATGTAGGGATGTTTTAGAACGGCACACTTTCTTTATGAACCGCTATAAAGCTTATAAACCGCTTGGTGATGTTTACATGCGCTTGCGCTCCTTGTCCAAACAGTGCAAAATCGGCATGCAATCCATCCGTGAGTCTTTTGAAAAATTTAGACGCACACACAACAACACTCTCACCTCTATTAAGCGCTACGAAGACAAATTACAAAGGATTAAGGGCTAG
- the selD gene encoding selenide, water dikinase SelD, protein MGLEDLKRITAKLKQPRFEGVLLDFRDKDDCGAIEVGGSTLVQSVDVIPPVVDDPYIYGQIATANALSDVFAKGARAISALSILAWDQEHVSAKSVQAVLQGALDKLNECACALLGGHSLSDVEQKFGLSVTGLVEKSLWPKRGACVGDVLILTKPLGSGILTTALKRKILKEAPHALESMASLNLKAMRVLQDFSVHACTDVTGFGLVGHLAEMLTPGISFEIDTAQVPLLEGALKFAKEGVYPGGSVANKKALQGQVLSQTNLPDILFYDAQTSGGLLVALETREGAECVKILQDQGVEAQTIGRCTLGRQKIALL, encoded by the coding sequence GTGGGTCTGGAGGACCTGAAACGAATCACGGCTAAGCTCAAACAACCCCGCTTTGAGGGTGTTCTCTTAGATTTTAGGGACAAGGATGATTGCGGAGCAATAGAAGTGGGTGGCTCTACGCTCGTGCAAAGTGTGGATGTAATTCCCCCTGTGGTAGATGACCCCTACATTTACGGGCAGATCGCCACAGCCAACGCCCTGAGTGATGTTTTTGCCAAAGGGGCTAGGGCAATCAGTGCGCTCAGTATCCTAGCGTGGGATCAAGAGCATGTGAGCGCTAAGAGCGTGCAGGCGGTTTTGCAAGGTGCGTTGGATAAGCTGAATGAGTGTGCTTGCGCGCTCTTGGGGGGACATAGTTTGAGTGATGTGGAACAAAAATTTGGCTTGAGTGTTACGGGGCTTGTGGAGAAATCCTTGTGGCCCAAGAGGGGGGCGTGCGTGGGCGATGTGCTGATCCTTACAAAGCCTTTAGGCAGTGGGATTCTCACCACTGCCCTAAAGCGCAAGATTTTAAAAGAAGCCCCCCACGCCCTAGAGAGCATGGCAAGCTTAAATTTAAAAGCCATGCGGGTTTTGCAAGACTTCAGCGTGCATGCTTGCACGGATGTTACAGGCTTTGGGCTTGTGGGGCATTTGGCAGAAATGCTAACCCCCGGTATTTCCTTTGAAATAGACACCGCACAAGTCCCGCTTTTGGAGGGGGCATTAAAGTTTGCCAAAGAGGGGGTGTATCCTGGGGGTAGTGTGGCAAATAAAAAAGCCCTGCAGGGGCAGGTGTTAAGCCAAACAAACCTACCCGACATTCTCTTCTATGATGCGCAAACCTCGGGGGGCTTGCTTGTGGCTTTGGAAACTAGAGAGGGGGCAGAATGCGTTAAGATCCTGCAAGATCAAGGCGTGGAGGCGCAGACGATCGGGCGGTGTACACTTGGCAGGCAAAAGATCGCCCTACTCTAA
- the epsC gene encoding serine O-acetyltransferase EpsC has translation MMDLIYSLERALAQDPAARNKLEVLLLYPGVHALILHRLAHALHQRHFYFLARALSQFSRFLTGIEIHPGAKIGRGLFIDHGMGVVIGETTQIGDDVTIYHGVTLGGTGKLKGKRHPTLGNRVVVGAGAKVLGAITIGDDVKIGANAVVLADLPSGSVAVGTKAKTIFKETNG, from the coding sequence ATGATGGATCTCATTTATAGCCTAGAGCGTGCTTTAGCACAAGACCCGGCGGCACGCAATAAATTGGAGGTGTTGTTGCTTTATCCGGGCGTGCATGCCTTGATTTTGCACCGCCTTGCCCACGCCTTGCACCAAAGGCATTTTTATTTTCTTGCCCGTGCACTCTCGCAATTTAGCCGCTTTTTGACCGGGATTGAGATTCACCCGGGGGCAAAGATTGGGCGGGGGTTGTTCATCGACCATGGCATGGGCGTGGTGATTGGCGAAACCACGCAAATTGGCGATGATGTTACGATTTACCATGGCGTAACTTTAGGTGGCACGGGCAAACTTAAGGGCAAAAGACACCCGACTTTAGGCAACCGGGTGGTTGTGGGCGCAGGGGCAAAGGTGCTAGGGGCGATCACCATTGGCGATGATGTGAAAATCGGGGCAAACGCAGTGGTGCTCGCCGACTTGCCCAGCGGTTCTGTGGCGGTGGGCACAAAAGCTAAAACCATTTTCAAGGAAACTAATGGCTGA
- the cysK gene encoding cysteine synthase A, producing MIYKNALDLIGNTPILKTSKLLEEGAGDLYVKLEKFNPGGSVKDRAALGMIEQAEKSGRLTPGTTIVEPTSGNTGIALALIGLLKGYKVIIVMPDTMSIERRELIKAYGAELVLTPGSLGTKGAIDKALEIGAAPGHFIPQQFENPANPDKHYSTTAEEILRDLPQVDALVLGVGTGGTIAGVGRKFKESGHKAQIIAVEPAQSPILSGGQHSPHKIQGIGVGFVPGNYDKSVVDAVIAVDEKDAIHTAQLFGQKEGILVGISSGAAIFAGMQVARKLGKGKMVLTLAADGGEKYISTGLYNDGSHL from the coding sequence ATGATTTACAAAAACGCTTTAGACTTGATTGGCAACACCCCCATTTTAAAAACCAGCAAGCTGTTAGAAGAGGGGGCAGGGGATTTGTATGTCAAATTAGAGAAGTTTAACCCCGGGGGGAGTGTGAAAGATCGGGCAGCATTAGGGATGATCGAGCAGGCAGAGAAAAGCGGTCGGCTCACTCCGGGCACAACCATAGTCGAGCCCACGAGTGGAAATACGGGGATCGCCCTAGCCCTGATTGGCTTACTCAAAGGTTATAAGGTCATCATCGTCATGCCAGACACCATGAGCATAGAGCGGCGCGAGCTCATTAAGGCTTATGGAGCTGAGTTGGTGCTGACCCCGGGGTCTTTAGGCACAAAAGGGGCGATCGACAAAGCCCTAGAGATCGGGGCAGCCCCCGGGCATTTTATCCCCCAACAATTTGAAAATCCGGCTAACCCTGATAAGCATTACAGCACCACAGCTGAGGAGATTTTACGGGATTTGCCCCAAGTGGATGCCCTAGTGCTAGGCGTGGGCACGGGGGGGACAATTGCGGGTGTGGGGCGCAAATTTAAAGAGAGTGGGCACAAGGCGCAGATCATCGCCGTTGAGCCGGCACAATCGCCCATTTTGAGCGGAGGGCAGCATAGCCCTCATAAGATACAGGGCATTGGTGTGGGCTTTGTCCCGGGCAATTACGACAAAAGCGTGGTGGATGCGGTCATTGCTGTAGATGAGAAAGACGCAATCCACACGGCACAGCTTTTCGGGCAGAAAGAGGGGATTTTAGTCGGCATTTCTTCAGGGGCGGCGATTTTTGCGGGCATGCAGGTGGCGCGCAAACTAGGCAAGGGCAAAATGGTTTTGACCCTTGCAGCTGATGGGGGAGAAAAATACATCTCCACCGGACTTTACAATGATGGATCTCATTTATAG
- a CDS encoding aldo/keto reductase — protein sequence MEFVTLNNQVKMPLLGIGVFQLQDCEKLMLEAIESGYRLFDTAQMYGNEAGVGQAVKKTSVLREELFITTKVWFSNAGEQKAKASVEKSLQKMQLDYLDLVLIHQPFNDYYGTYRALESLHKEGKIRSIGVSNFYPGRLADIATFSEIVPAVNQIEVNPFFQRHQDQENMQKYKVQPQAWAPFAEGQKDIFKHPVLQEIARKHHKSIAQVILRWITQRGISALFTSSKKERVVENGKIFDFRLDQEDLDKIATMDTRQSVFFDHRDPSGLEYLGTIPFNA from the coding sequence ATGGAATTTGTTACTTTGAATAACCAAGTCAAAATGCCCCTTTTGGGGATCGGGGTGTTTCAGCTCCAAGATTGCGAAAAATTAATGCTCGAGGCGATTGAGAGTGGGTATCGCTTGTTTGACACCGCCCAAATGTATGGCAATGAGGCAGGCGTGGGGCAGGCAGTGAAAAAAACCAGCGTCCTTCGTGAAGAGTTGTTTATCACCACCAAAGTGTGGTTTAGCAATGCCGGGGAGCAAAAAGCTAAGGCATCTGTGGAAAAATCCTTGCAAAAAATGCAATTAGATTATTTGGATTTGGTGTTGATCCACCAGCCCTTTAACGACTACTACGGCACTTATAGGGCTTTAGAATCTCTGCATAAAGAGGGTAAAATCCGCTCCATTGGGGTGAGTAACTTCTATCCGGGCCGCCTAGCCGACATTGCCACCTTTAGCGAAATTGTCCCTGCTGTCAATCAAATTGAGGTCAATCCCTTTTTTCAACGCCACCAAGACCAAGAAAACATGCAAAAATACAAAGTCCAGCCCCAAGCGTGGGCGCCTTTTGCTGAGGGGCAAAAGGACATTTTCAAGCACCCCGTGCTCCAAGAGATCGCTAGAAAGCACCACAAAAGCATCGCCCAAGTGATCTTGCGTTGGATCACCCAAAGGGGCATTTCTGCTTTATTCACTTCAAGCAAGAAAGAAAGGGTTGTGGAAAATGGAAAAATCTTTGATTTTCGCCTCGATCAAGAGGACTTAGACAAAATCGCCACAATGGACACAAGGCAGAGCGTGTTTTTCGACCACAGAGACCCTAGCGGACTAGAATACTTGGGGACCATCCCCTTTAACGCTTAA
- a CDS encoding sigma-54-dependent transcriptional regulator, protein MKIAIVEDDINMRKSLELFFSDHEDLEVVAFKSPKDALKAIDESFELIITDINMPQMDGLEFLRKLEGRFEAIVITGNATLNKAIESIRLGVKDFFQKPFKPELLLESIYRSKKVLEFHKIHPVNKSCKKEFFIATSQALEAVKKQALKAAITDASVFLQGPSGVGKEVFAHFIHENSKRKGAPFVAINMAAIPEHLLESELFGFEKGAFTDATSAKAGLFESAHKGSVFLDEISEMTLKLQSKLLRAIQEKEIVRLGSHKPIKIDVRFISATNTQILEKIQVKEFREDLFFRLNTIPLKIPPLKERKEEILPLAEWKLQEVLCTYDLGQKCFSEQAKECLLNYTWHGNVRELLSVVERAAILSEGAQISEKDLFLERS, encoded by the coding sequence ATGAAAATCGCCATTGTAGAAGACGACATCAACATGCGTAAGAGTTTGGAGCTCTTTTTTAGTGATCACGAGGATTTAGAAGTGGTCGCCTTTAAAAGCCCTAAAGACGCATTAAAAGCCATAGACGAAAGCTTTGAGCTCATCATTACAGACATCAACATGCCCCAAATGGACGGGTTGGAGTTTTTACGCAAACTAGAAGGGCGTTTTGAAGCGATTGTCATCACGGGCAACGCCACGCTCAATAAAGCCATCGAGTCGATCCGCTTGGGGGTGAAGGACTTTTTTCAAAAGCCCTTCAAGCCTGAATTGCTTTTAGAATCGATTTATCGCAGCAAGAAAGTCCTAGAGTTTCACAAAATCCACCCCGTGAATAAATCTTGCAAAAAAGAGTTTTTCATCGCCACTTCGCAAGCCCTAGAGGCGGTGAAAAAACAAGCCCTAAAGGCGGCCATCACCGATGCGAGCGTGTTTTTACAAGGCCCTAGCGGGGTGGGTAAAGAGGTCTTTGCCCACTTTATCCACGAGAACTCCAAGCGCAAGGGCGCGCCCTTTGTGGCGATCAACATGGCCGCGATCCCCGAGCATTTGCTAGAGTCCGAGCTCTTTGGGTTTGAAAAGGGGGCTTTCACGGATGCCACCAGTGCTAAAGCGGGCTTGTTTGAGAGTGCACACAAGGGGAGCGTGTTTTTAGATGAAATTAGCGAAATGACTTTAAAGTTACAAAGTAAGTTGCTTCGGGCAATCCAAGAAAAGGAAATCGTGCGGCTAGGCAGCCACAAGCCCATTAAAATCGATGTTCGCTTTATCTCTGCCACCAACACGCAAATTTTAGAGAAAATCCAAGTCAAAGAGTTTAGAGAAGATTTATTCTTTAGGCTCAACACCATACCGCTAAAAATTCCCCCCTTAAAAGAGCGCAAAGAGGAGATTTTGCCCCTAGCTGAGTGGAAGTTACAAGAAGTGCTGTGTACCTATGATTTGGGGCAAAAGTGCTTTAGCGAGCAGGCCAAAGAGTGCCTTTTAAATTACACATGGCATGGCAATGTGCGGGAGTTGCTCTCAGTCGTGGAGCGCGCGGCGATCTTAAGCGAGGGAGCGCAAATCAGCGAAAAGGATTTATTCTTAGAGAGGAGTTAA
- a CDS encoding HNH endonuclease family protein: MLSWIFEEFYRLDNPHKNFLVKLDIVHVYPFIFKAYRIFRNAPEKQTLLEQVFKALEVIAFRDKLIRTRADLPTRLQKALQDFEDVPTLRQKLKEICADKSYWADTALTNALRPEGYDDHWRKNASIILGRYENYLHAQKSRTKGYTINIENPQIEHIAPQTENNEKLKSGYCDYDENFYQNYLHCIGNLLLIDEAHNVSIGNRDFAEKLESYNNAPPLLQQKEIKDFVQDKWDKEAIERRHNKIVDFVLKTWSL; the protein is encoded by the coding sequence GTGCTTTCATGGATTTTTGAAGAGTTTTATCGCTTGGACAATCCCCATAAAAATTTTCTTGTCAAATTAGATATCGTACACGTTTATCCCTTTATCTTTAAGGCTTACCGCATTTTTAGAAATGCTCCGGAAAAGCAAACTCTTTTAGAGCAGGTCTTTAAAGCTTTAGAGGTCATCGCCTTTAGGGATAAGCTGATTAGAACCCGTGCAGATTTGCCCACAAGGCTACAAAAAGCCCTGCAGGATTTTGAAGATGTGCCCACTTTGCGTCAAAAACTTAAAGAGATTTGCGCCGACAAATCTTACTGGGCAGATACAGCACTGACCAATGCGCTTAGGCCAGAAGGCTATGACGATCACTGGCGCAAAAATGCAAGCATCATTTTAGGGCGTTATGAAAATTATTTGCATGCACAAAAGTCCCGCACCAAAGGCTATACGATCAACATTGAGAATCCCCAAATTGAACACATTGCGCCACAAACAGAAAATAACGAAAAACTCAAGAGCGGATACTGTGATTACGATGAGAACTTTTATCAAAACTACCTCCATTGTATTGGCAATCTTTTGCTCATCGATGAGGCACACAATGTTTCCATTGGCAATAGGGATTTTGCAGAGAAACTAGAGAGCTACAACAATGCGCCACCCCTACTCCAGCAAAAAGAAATCAAAGATTTTGTGCAGGATAAGTGGGATAAAGAAGCCATTGAGAGACGCCACAATAAGATTGTAGATTTTGTACTCAAAACTTGGAGTCTATAG
- a CDS encoding DUF262 domain-containing protein — MQSQSQTLEKFFKDSYTIPLYQRAYSWEKEQWGQFLADLEEVTRGGNKYYFGNVLLESLEDETHIDIIDGQQRITTILIFIRTLYNVLAERVNNEDKLGQNVSEEKFLSYLIEDFLVNRDVPKLQAVKYDNPYFQGMIITDNATMRQDPRTPSQQRIKGAKDFFIDRLKKYETPHILDLLDKVKNATVLRTEFQNKKDSVLIFELQNNRGKTLTHMERLKSYLAYQIYTYSKNRQSAERRLKNMARVFEGIYGMLYYLGNWEEDTILRFFNISYFKQGYDYNENDENYNYKRDLHDSQTGDKLEWIESYTEELRSAFMDF, encoded by the coding sequence ATGCAATCCCAGTCCCAAACTTTAGAAAAGTTTTTTAAGGACAGCTATACAATTCCCCTTTACCAACGTGCTTATTCGTGGGAAAAAGAGCAGTGGGGTCAGTTCTTGGCAGACTTGGAGGAGGTGACTCGTGGGGGCAATAAATACTATTTTGGAAATGTGCTGTTAGAATCGCTAGAAGATGAAACACATATTGACATCATCGATGGGCAACAACGCATCACCACGATCCTTATTTTTATTCGTACCCTATACAATGTCTTGGCAGAGAGAGTAAACAATGAGGATAAATTAGGTCAAAATGTCAGCGAAGAAAAGTTTTTAAGTTACCTGATTGAAGATTTTCTTGTGAATCGAGATGTGCCCAAGCTCCAAGCTGTTAAATACGATAACCCCTATTTTCAAGGGATGATCATCACAGACAATGCAACAATGCGTCAAGACCCTAGAACGCCCTCCCAGCAACGCATTAAGGGGGCTAAAGATTTTTTTATCGACCGCTTAAAAAAATATGAAACACCGCATATTTTGGATCTGCTAGACAAAGTCAAAAATGCCACCGTACTCCGCACAGAATTTCAAAATAAAAAAGATTCTGTTTTGATATTTGAGTTGCAAAATAACCGGGGCAAGACTTTAACCCACATGGAACGGCTCAAAAGCTATTTGGCTTACCAAATCTACACCTATAGTAAGAATCGACAGAGTGCAGAAAGACGCTTAAAGAACATGGCGCGTGTGTTTGAAGGCATTTATGGCATGCTTTACTACCTTGGGAATTGGGAGGAAGATACGATTTTGCGCTTCTTCAACATCTCTTATTTCAAGCAAGGCTATGATTACAACGAGAATGATGAAAATTATAACTATAAGAGGGACTTACACGATTCCCAAACAGGTGATAAGCTTGAATGGATAGAAAGCTACACCGAAGAGCTGAGAAGTGCTTTCATGGATTTTTGA